The window ATTAAATCCAAACGTAAATGTACTTTTCATGGCTCAGACTCCCAATCTGCTTATCAAAAACTGCAAACCCGTGGGTGATGGTTTTACCGGAAGCAAAACAATGGATATCCGGATTAAAAACGGCATTATAGATGAAATTTCTGATTCATTGAGTAAGTCCGGCGATGAGGAGGTCTTTGATGCCCAGGAAGCTTACGTGAGCGGAGGATGGATGGACATGCATGTTCATTTTCGTGAGCCGGGTTTTGAACATAAGGAAACGATTGAATCCGGCTGCCGGGCTGCCTCATTCGGCGGATTCACAGAAGTTGCATGTATGCCCAATACACAGCCTCCGATCCATACACGCGACGTGGTGGAGTACATCAAGAAAAGATCTGAAAAGGAAGCCGTTGAGGTGCACCCCATCGGTTGTGTTACGAAAGAACGAAAGGGCGACTCCATAGCCGAGATGAGCGATATGAAAGACGGCGGGGCCGTCGCCTTCAGCGACGACGGAGATCCGGTATCGAGCGCCAGGGTAATGCGCGTTGCACTCGAGTATTCATCCATGCTCGGCATGCCCATAATCAACCATGAGGAAGACCTGGAACTCTCGCGGCCCGGCCACATGAATGAAGGCACGGTATCAACACGGCTTGGCATTGAGGGTACGCCGGGCATTGCAGAAGAAACCATGATTGCACGCGATATTCTGCTCGCAGGATTCACGGGCGGACACATACACGTGGCCCATATCAGTACGCGAAAAGCGGTGGACCTTGTGCGAAGGGCCAAAGCGGAAGGCATACATGTAACCACTGAAGTCTGTACTCATCACTTCGATCTTACGGACGAGGAAATTGACCGGCGCCATTTCGATACCAATGTGAAAATGCATCCTCCTCTCAGAACCCGGGACGATGTGGAAGCAATGATTGAGGGGCTGCAGGACGGCACCATTGATGTGATTTGTACAGATCACGCCCCGCACGCCATTGAAGAGAAGGAGGTAGAGTTTATCTATGCACCCAACGGAATTACCGGACTGGAAACGGCATGGAGCGTGACAGTGAAAAGATTGCTGGAGCCTGGAAAAATGGAACTCACTTCCATTCTGGAAAAACTGGTTAAAAATCCCAGAACCATCCTCAATCTCAGTGTTCCGGTGCTTAAACACGACGAGCCTGCAAATCTCACATTGTTCAATACGCACGAAGAGTGGATTTATTCGGAAAAAGAGGTGCGATCAAAATCAAAAAATTCTCCTTATCTGGGTGAAATGATGAAAGGCAGGGCGGTAGCTATTTATAACAAGGGACAATTCGTTGAAAATATACTTCGGGAACAATGAGGTTCGATTTATTCGTTGACCGGTAAAGTAAATTCATGAAACTTCTGCGACTGTCTATTCTATTTCTGCTGATTTTATCGGGATGGTTTCCGATGCGGGCGGATGTTGCAGGTGCGCAGAACATCACCATGGAAACTGAGGTTCTCGAACAAATTGAAATTTTTGACCGCTTCGGAAATATTTTCGACCAAAATTTCAATGAGTCAGGGTATCCCGGTGAACCCTGGTATTTTCAGCTTAAAGAAACAGTGGTTCGGTTCGACCGCCGTCCGCAGGGCATAACAGCCTTTATCGATTATCTGGTCAGAATACGGATTACAACAGACGACCCTTTACGAATAGCAGAAGCGTCACTGGTGGGGATTCCCTACTATTTCCAGGAAAACATGGAGCGTGTTATCAATCTGGAAGGGTACACCTACCAGCCCGATGGAGAACGGAGCTATTTCAGCGGAGAAGATGCAGCAGTGGTAGACCTGAACAGCAGGTACAAAATCCTTGAATTTCAGATGCCGGATGTGAAAGAAGGGTCTGTAATTGAGTACAAATATACCCTTGTGAGGAGATATATTGAGGAACTTCCCGACGTACAGTTCTCCCATCAGGTACCCGTAAAAAAGGTAAACCTCTACATGAAAAATGAACCCTATTTGCGGTATCAGGCTGTGGAGGAGAATATCGACTTTGATCTGAACTATACCGAAACCCGGGTCGATACCAGCAGCATACCGATGGTTTTTACCTACCGAAGGCCAGAACCCGTTTTCATTCAGCAGTGGAGTGCTGAAGATATTCCGGCGGTAGATGCAGCAGCCTACGTGTCATCGGTAGACGACGTGCGCGGCAAGTTGAAATTCCAGATCAGTGAATTCGGAAATCCGCGGCAACCGCTTGAAAACAGCTGGGAATTTGTGGCGGCGCAAATTCAGAGAACTATTAATCCGTTTAAAATGCTTGCAGAAAACACCGCCCTGACAGATCTCGGGTCATCTCTCTACAGTGATCTTGGTACGTCGGAAGCCCGAATCGACTCCCTGTTTCATTACGTAAATTCCAGGGTTCAGTTCAATAATACGGGATCAGTCTTTGCGGATTCCGGACTGAGTCATGTGCTCCGGGGCGAGCCTGCAGATCAGGCAGAGATTAATATGGTACTGCTTGCGCTTTTGCGCGGGTCGGGCTTTGAGGCCTATCCGCTCTACATCTCCGGGAGAGAGTTCGGAAGAATAAATCTCTCTTTTCCGTCTTTATATCAATTCAATCGCATGCTGGTGGTTGCCCGGAAGCCGGCAGACAATGAATGGATATTTATGGACGCCTCCTTCAGCCACAGTCTGCCGGGGCTGATTCCTGTTGAATCTTTCAGTGAGCAGGGTATGATTCTGAAAGAGAATGAATATGAGTGGACAGAAATAGAACCTGAAAAAAGCTTTTTTGGGCTGGATGTTAACCTGGAAGCGCAGCTGAGTGAAAACGGAACACTGAGCGGTGAGTTTTCGGGTGAAGTAAGTGGGTACCCGTCCAGAATTTTACGTCGCGACATTGCGCTCAAGCGTCCATTAAATGAGATTCTGAAGCAGCTTTTTTTTGATTCGTATCCTGAAGCTGAACTGCGAAATGCGTCTGTATCGCCCCTGGCCGGCAACCGGAATGTTTCTGTGATCAGCGCCGATTTCGTACTATCCGACTACGCAGTCACATACACCGAAGGCATGGACTATCGTCCGATGGTGGTTGGATACCTGTTCAGTAATCCGTTTGAGAAAACAGAACGCAGGGTACCGATCAGCCTGGACGCTCCTGAAACATTAAGTATCGATTACCGCATAACATTGCCCGAGGGGTATCGGTTTGATGTGTCGGGTGAAACACGGTCGACCAGCCTGCCGGGTGCTCAGCTATTTGAAGAGTACCTTCTGTTCGATAACCGGATAGAGTATCTGTTCGACATTGAGATCACCACGAAAGAATTCCCGGCAGATGCCTATGCACAGCTCAGGCAGATTTATGATCGCTGGGTGGCCCTCAGCAATAATGCCTGGTTTATTGAAAGAAATCCCTGATTTTTAAAAGATGACGCTGGATACTCATTTATACAAATACATTCTGGCCATTGAAACGGCTACTCCGGTCTGTTCTGTCGCACTGCGGAAACCGGACGGCAGGATGATTGAAAAACGTGTGGAAGGAACCGGGGTGCATTCCGAGAAAACATTCATGTTCATCAGAGAACTGATGGAGTCTGCCGGGATCGGCGCGCAGGACCTGGATGCTGTGCTATTCAGTAACGGTCCTGGCTCTTATACAGGTTTAAGAATCGGTGCGGCAGCCGTAAAAGGCCTTCTTTTTGGCACAAAAATAAGCCTCTATCTCTTTCCCACCCTTCTTTCATATGCGGTGAGAGCACTGCCAGACGATGGAAATGCTTCTCAAACGATACACGCTGTGATTAACGCCCGCCGGAACCATCTCTACATTCAGAAGGCCGGAGCTGATCTTGAAAAGATCGGTAAACCGGCAGTATCCGAACTTGAGCAGATAAAAAAAGAGCTTAATGAAGGAGATATTCTGATCGGAACAGGCTGGGATAGGCTGAACCTGGAACCCAACGATAAAATCGGGACGATAGGAACAGAGGGGATATCGGCAACGTCGCTCATTAAAGCATTCGGGAATGACAGGCTGAAAGACTATTTTGAAAAAGCAGAACCAAAGTCATTTGAACCGCACTATCTTACTCTTTCGCAGGTAAATAATTCACGGATTCAAGGTTAATGGTTTTTGCTTCGGCCGATTATCATTATTTTTGCTGCAACTGATCATTAATGTCTCAATATGTCCTGGTTTAAAAGAAAAGATTCGAATATACAGACGGATAAGAAAAAAGATATGCCTGAAGGGGTGTGGGTAAAAGTGCCTGAAACCGGCGACACCATCCACAGGCGTGAACTGGAAGAAAATCTATGGGTGGACCCAATCAGCGGATATCACTTCCGCATTGGTAGCAAAGAGTATTTCTCCATCCTGTTTGATGATGAAAATTTCAAGGAAATTGCAGATGATATTCTGCCCACGGATCCTCTTGAGTTTGTTGACCGAAAGAAATATGCCGACAGAATCAAAGATACGCAGAAAAAAACGGGTTTAACCGATGCAGCCAGGGTTGGCGTCGGTAAGATGGGCGGACACAATGTGGTTATTGCCTGTATGGACTTCAGCTTTATCGGAGGAAGCATGGGGTCTGTAGTGGGTGAACGGCTTGGACAGGCAATCGATCATGCCCGGGAAAAGAAATATCCCCTCATTATCATCTCTCAGTCAGGAGGTGCAAGGATGATGGAGAGTGTACTGAGCCTGATGCAGCTTCCCAAAACATCCGCCAAACTTGCCCGGCTTGATAAGGAGAGAGTTCCATATATCTCGCTCATGACCAACCCGACAACGGGCGGTGTTACAGCCAGCTACGCTATGCTTGGTGACTTCAATATCGCAGAGCCCGGATCGCTTATAGGTTTTGCGGGTCCGCGGGTGATACGCCAGACCATCGGGAGAGATCTGCCTGAGGGCTTCCAAACGGCAGAATACCTGGTTGAGCACGGTTTTCTTGACTTCATCGTGCCAAGAACCAAGATGAAGAAGAAATTGTCAAAACTGCTGACCATTCTGGAAAATAAATCGGGCTGACGTTCATCAGACCCCCGATTGCGTGTAAAAAAGTTGTCCGAATGATTAGGGTGCGGAAATGCACACCCTGTAAAAAACTATCTGAATCACAGTCAGAGGAGTTATCTCGATGAGATTTGCCGACTATGCTAAAATATATGTTACTGCGGGAAAGGGCGGGGATGGAATGGCTCATTTCCGTAGGGAAAAGTATGTTCCGAAAGGCGGTCCCGACGGTGGCGATGGAGGTAAAGGTGGAGATGTAATTCTGGTGGGTAATAAACAGCTGAACACGCTTCTTGATCTGCGATACCGGAAATTTATAAAGGCTGACCGGGGTGGCCACGGACAAACATCACGTAAAACGGGCAGAGACGGTAAAACCGAACGGCTCGAAGTGCCTTTGGGAACCGTAGCCTACGATGCAGAATCCCGTGAACGTTTGGGGGAAATTACGGAAGATGGTCAGGAATTGATCGTAGCTAAAGGCGGAGACGGGGGGCTGGGCAACTGGCATTTCCGAAGTGCCACCAATCAGACTCCGCAACACGCACAGGAGGGAAAAGACGGTGAGGAGAGAGTTGTGGAGCTGGAGCTTAAATTGATTGCAGATGTAGGACTTGTGGGTTTTCCCAATGCAGGCAAAAGCACGCTCCTTTCAGCACTTTCAGAGGCAAAACCAAAAATTGCCGATTATCCGTTTACAACGCTGGAACCTAATCTCGGGGTGGTTGCCTTTTCCGATTATCGCAGTTTTGTGATGGCGGATATACCCGGAATCATTGAAGATGCCCATCAGGGTAAAGGGCTTGGGCTACAGTTCCTGAGGCATATTGAGCGAAATAATGTTCTCCTGTTTATGGTTGGCTGTGATTCTGATATTGAAGAGGAGTATAGCGCACTGCTTCACGAACTGAAGGCGTATCGGCCCGATCTTCTTGATAAACCGCGAATCCTCGCCATTACAAAAATGGACCTAAAGGAGGGGTATGAACTTGACAGCCCGCCGGAGATTGATGATGATGTGGAGGTGATTAAAATCTCATCAGCTACAGGATACGGGATGGAAGAACTGAAAGAGCTGATCTGGAGGAAATTGCAAAATATTGGAGAGGAAGAGCCACTATAGAGGATTGATTGCGCTGCAGCTTGTGCCCGGCCTGGGGCTTCAGCGTGCCAGGATACTGCTGCAGCAGCTCCGTGCCGAGGATGCTTCGGAGCTGTTCAGATGCAGCATCAGGGAACTGACGAAAACAGACGGTATCGGGGAGAATGTGGCCGGTAACCTGGTGAGATTCAATGAATGGCAAAAGGTTGACAGGATCCTGTTACAGACCCAAAAGGCGGGAGCCCGGTTCATCGCTTTTGATGATGAACACTATCCGGAACTTCTGCGCCATATCTATGATCCGCCGCTTATTCTGTGGCTCAGGGGAAGCAGTGAAGCGCTTACCGCCCCAGGGATCGGGGTTGTCGGAACACGTCGCCCCGGCCGGTACGGACTTTCACAAACAGTAGAATGGGTAAAAAACCTTGTCAGCAGCAACGTATCCGTCAACAGCGGACTGGCATACGGTGTGGATACCGCTGCACACCGGGAAACGCTCGACGCAGGCGGAAAAACGGTTGCCGTTCTGGGGTCCGGTATCAATGTGATTTATCCGGCCAGAAATTCAGGCCTGGCGAAGCGGATAACGGAGCAGGGAGGTGCGCTGATTACCGAATATCCGCCGAATACACCACCGGATGCGGTAAATTTTCCCGGCAGAAACCGGATTGTAAGCGGTATGAGCCATGGAATTCTGGTTGTAGAGTCGGGAATCAAAGGCGGCAGCATGATTACGGCCCGCTATGCGCTCGATCAGAACAGGGAGGTATTTGTAGTTCCGCACCCGCTGGGATACGCAGGTGGTGAAGGCTGTAACTATTTGATCCGGACCGGTCAGGGGAAACTTGTTCAGACACCCGATGATATTTTTGATGAACTCTCCATTGGGCCGGCAGACGTCATAAAGTCCACACAATTGCACCCCGGTGAGGCCTGGAAAAAACTGGACCTGAGTCCCGGACAAACGGAGATATGTAAGGCGCTCAATGTGGATAAGCTCCATATCGATGTACTCTGCGAAAAGTTAAACCTTCCCGGTTATAAGGTATTGCCTGAAATGCTGGAACTGGAAATGAGAGGCGTGGTAAGGCAGTCGGCCGGAAAATACTTTGAACTGGTTTGACCGGTCTGTCGTTACTTAATATTGTGAATCAGTTCGTAAAATCACCTTTTAAATGATCTATTTACATTTTGCGGGTAGTGTAAATTTCGTTTCCTTAAGTGTATGATTCGAGTAGGAGACGTCATATTGTCGGAAGATATTGCAACGGCCAAATTTGCATGCAATATTTCTCTGTGTAAAGGAGCCTGTTGCGTTGTAGGTGATGCGGGTGCACCCGTTTCACGCCGTGAAATACCCGTACTGAACAAAGCTTTTCGCAAGCTCAAGGGATCACTTGCACCTGAAGCAGTCAAAAAAGCGGAAGAAGAGGGTGTTGTTCTCGGCGATCCGGAAAACGGTTATGAAATCAACTGCATTAACACCGGGGAATGTATTTTTGTTGAAAAAGACGAACATGGCATAGCAACCTGTGCCATACAGAAAGCATATTATGAAGGCCGGTTTAACTGGGAAAAGCCGATAAGCTGTCACCTCTATCCGGTTCGGCTGAAGCATATCGCAGGTTTCGATTATGCCAATTTTGAATATATCCCCGACCTCTGTTCGGCCGGCTGTAAGCGGGGGGAGGATGAAGGAATTTACCTGTCCGATTTTCTGGAGAGCGCCCTGGTAAGGAGATACGGGCGCGATTGGTATGATCAGTTTTTGATGGCATGCAGGGATGTGAGGGGTGAGAAGGAGCATGCTTAAAACCGGTCAAAACATATCACAGAAACAGAGCCTCCAGCAGAAGCTATCGCCTCAGCAGATACAGTTTGTAAA of the Rhodohalobacter mucosus genome contains:
- a CDS encoding dihydroorotase, with the translated sequence MAQTPNLLIKNCKPVGDGFTGSKTMDIRIKNGIIDEISDSLSKSGDEEVFDAQEAYVSGGWMDMHVHFREPGFEHKETIESGCRAASFGGFTEVACMPNTQPPIHTRDVVEYIKKRSEKEAVEVHPIGCVTKERKGDSIAEMSDMKDGGAVAFSDDGDPVSSARVMRVALEYSSMLGMPIINHEEDLELSRPGHMNEGTVSTRLGIEGTPGIAEETMIARDILLAGFTGGHIHVAHISTRKAVDLVRRAKAEGIHVTTEVCTHHFDLTDEEIDRRHFDTNVKMHPPLRTRDDVEAMIEGLQDGTIDVICTDHAPHAIEEKEVEFIYAPNGITGLETAWSVTVKRLLEPGKMELTSILEKLVKNPRTILNLSVPVLKHDEPANLTLFNTHEEWIYSEKEVRSKSKNSPYLGEMMKGRAVAIYNKGQFVENILREQ
- a CDS encoding DUF3857 domain-containing protein; this encodes MKLLRLSILFLLILSGWFPMRADVAGAQNITMETEVLEQIEIFDRFGNIFDQNFNESGYPGEPWYFQLKETVVRFDRRPQGITAFIDYLVRIRITTDDPLRIAEASLVGIPYYFQENMERVINLEGYTYQPDGERSYFSGEDAAVVDLNSRYKILEFQMPDVKEGSVIEYKYTLVRRYIEELPDVQFSHQVPVKKVNLYMKNEPYLRYQAVEENIDFDLNYTETRVDTSSIPMVFTYRRPEPVFIQQWSAEDIPAVDAAAYVSSVDDVRGKLKFQISEFGNPRQPLENSWEFVAAQIQRTINPFKMLAENTALTDLGSSLYSDLGTSEARIDSLFHYVNSRVQFNNTGSVFADSGLSHVLRGEPADQAEINMVLLALLRGSGFEAYPLYISGREFGRINLSFPSLYQFNRMLVVARKPADNEWIFMDASFSHSLPGLIPVESFSEQGMILKENEYEWTEIEPEKSFFGLDVNLEAQLSENGTLSGEFSGEVSGYPSRILRRDIALKRPLNEILKQLFFDSYPEAELRNASVSPLAGNRNVSVISADFVLSDYAVTYTEGMDYRPMVVGYLFSNPFEKTERRVPISLDAPETLSIDYRITLPEGYRFDVSGETRSTSLPGAQLFEEYLLFDNRIEYLFDIEITTKEFPADAYAQLRQIYDRWVALSNNAWFIERNP
- the tsaB gene encoding tRNA (adenosine(37)-N6)-threonylcarbamoyltransferase complex dimerization subunit type 1 TsaB, which translates into the protein MTLDTHLYKYILAIETATPVCSVALRKPDGRMIEKRVEGTGVHSEKTFMFIRELMESAGIGAQDLDAVLFSNGPGSYTGLRIGAAAVKGLLFGTKISLYLFPTLLSYAVRALPDDGNASQTIHAVINARRNHLYIQKAGADLEKIGKPAVSELEQIKKELNEGDILIGTGWDRLNLEPNDKIGTIGTEGISATSLIKAFGNDRLKDYFEKAEPKSFEPHYLTLSQVNNSRIQG
- the accD gene encoding acetyl-CoA carboxylase, carboxyltransferase subunit beta, with the protein product MSWFKRKDSNIQTDKKKDMPEGVWVKVPETGDTIHRRELEENLWVDPISGYHFRIGSKEYFSILFDDENFKEIADDILPTDPLEFVDRKKYADRIKDTQKKTGLTDAARVGVGKMGGHNVVIACMDFSFIGGSMGSVVGERLGQAIDHAREKKYPLIIISQSGGARMMESVLSLMQLPKTSAKLARLDKERVPYISLMTNPTTGGVTASYAMLGDFNIAEPGSLIGFAGPRVIRQTIGRDLPEGFQTAEYLVEHGFLDFIVPRTKMKKKLSKLLTILENKSG
- the obgE gene encoding GTPase ObgE; translation: MRFADYAKIYVTAGKGGDGMAHFRREKYVPKGGPDGGDGGKGGDVILVGNKQLNTLLDLRYRKFIKADRGGHGQTSRKTGRDGKTERLEVPLGTVAYDAESRERLGEITEDGQELIVAKGGDGGLGNWHFRSATNQTPQHAQEGKDGEERVVELELKLIADVGLVGFPNAGKSTLLSALSEAKPKIADYPFTTLEPNLGVVAFSDYRSFVMADIPGIIEDAHQGKGLGLQFLRHIERNNVLLFMVGCDSDIEEEYSALLHELKAYRPDLLDKPRILAITKMDLKEGYELDSPPEIDDDVEVIKISSATGYGMEELKELIWRKLQNIGEEEPL
- the dprA gene encoding DNA-processing protein DprA, which produces MERKSHYRGLIALQLVPGLGLQRARILLQQLRAEDASELFRCSIRELTKTDGIGENVAGNLVRFNEWQKVDRILLQTQKAGARFIAFDDEHYPELLRHIYDPPLILWLRGSSEALTAPGIGVVGTRRPGRYGLSQTVEWVKNLVSSNVSVNSGLAYGVDTAAHRETLDAGGKTVAVLGSGINVIYPARNSGLAKRITEQGGALITEYPPNTPPDAVNFPGRNRIVSGMSHGILVVESGIKGGSMITARYALDQNREVFVVPHPLGYAGGEGCNYLIRTGQGKLVQTPDDIFDELSIGPADVIKSTQLHPGEAWKKLDLSPGQTEICKALNVDKLHIDVLCEKLNLPGYKVLPEMLELEMRGVVRQSAGKYFELV
- a CDS encoding DUF3109 family protein gives rise to the protein MIRVGDVILSEDIATAKFACNISLCKGACCVVGDAGAPVSRREIPVLNKAFRKLKGSLAPEAVKKAEEEGVVLGDPENGYEINCINTGECIFVEKDEHGIATCAIQKAYYEGRFNWEKPISCHLYPVRLKHIAGFDYANFEYIPDLCSAGCKRGEDEGIYLSDFLESALVRRYGRDWYDQFLMACRDVRGEKEHA